The Candidatus Malacoplasma girerdii genome has a segment encoding these proteins:
- the nadD gene encoding putative nicotinate-nucleotide adenylyltransferase: protein MLKKKILLYGGSFDPVHKGHTKLLKTAIKTIKPNLTIVMPSKNAVLKSNIHTANSIDRFNMCKIAFKGFHHLKISRFEIDQAKKGPSYTYLTIRYLKKIYKNYKIYLLIGSDRISDFIQWKNYQYILKNVEVVGGIRIKNEIMPTFDGIKLNYQPIEASSQQLRINPDLKLLNKNVVYYFAAKGIYAAEQVKARISSKRFEHTLRVVDMAMEIAKAIGYKNLTQVYLSAIYHDVCKEINVNETMKIVKIHNQKLYPTIHTMHGLAASIYIKRHFFVNDKKVLSAIKGHVLGNKNWSIKKNNTLEMILYCADKLEPHRTKEDISDRIGLLKLAKKDLDLAYKTIYEETTSKYAKL from the coding sequence ATGTTAAAGAAAAAAATATTGTTATATGGAGGGTCATTTGATCCGGTTCATAAAGGTCACACTAAATTGCTTAAAACTGCAATTAAAACAATTAAGCCAAATTTAACGATCGTTATGCCTAGTAAGAATGCAGTACTTAAGTCGAATATTCATACTGCTAATAGTATCGATCGCTTTAACATGTGTAAAATTGCTTTTAAAGGTTTTCATCACTTAAAAATATCGCGTTTTGAAATCGATCAAGCTAAAAAAGGACCAAGTTATACCTATTTAACAATTAGATATTTAAAAAAAATTTATAAAAACTACAAAATCTATTTGTTAATTGGCTCCGATCGCATTAGTGATTTCATTCAATGAAAAAACTATCAATATATCTTAAAAAATGTTGAAGTAGTTGGTGGAATTAGAATTAAAAATGAGATTATGCCAACTTTTGATGGCATTAAACTTAATTATCAACCAATTGAAGCTTCAAGTCAACAATTAAGAATTAACCCTGATCTTAAATTATTAAATAAAAATGTTGTTTATTATTTTGCAGCTAAAGGAATTTATGCAGCTGAACAAGTTAAAGCTCGAATTAGTTCAAAACGTTTTGAGCATACACTTCGCGTTGTTGACATGGCAATGGAAATTGCAAAGGCGATTGGATATAAAAATTTAACACAAGTTTACTTAAGTGCAATTTATCACGATGTATGTAAAGAAATAAATGTTAATGAAACAATGAAAATTGTTAAAATTCATAATCAAAAGCTTTATCCAACAATTCATACAATGCATGGACTTGCTGCAAGCATTTATATTAAACGTCATTTCTTTGTTAATGATAAAAAGGTTCTATCAGCAATTAAAGGTCATGTCTTAGGTAATAAAAACTGAAGCATAAAGAAAAACAATACACTTGAAATGATTCTTTATTGTGCTGATAAACTTGAACCACATCGAACTAAAGAAGATATTTCTGATCGAATTGGTTTATTAAAATTAGCTAAGAAGGATTTAGATTTAGCCTATAAAACAATTTATGAAGAAACTACCAGCAAATATGCTAAACTTTAA
- the rbgA gene encoding ribosomal biogenesis GTPase — protein MKKNIKKINWFAQHMHRAMHEIKVKLKYCDLVVNVLDARCIRATMNTELLKLTKNTPLVHIALKSSLADADFKAVPSISYLDIAQCDFCARFKSIIMEKLHDKIAKLKTKGLKKPQLTIFVVGLPNVGKSSLINRLSRSHKAIVQNTPGVTRNLQLIKISDCVAIYDTPGILYNTLDHIKVSYILATVGCINPAILPIDKIVEYNCNFYFKFYEKEIREYFNFKLKYEFEKFIDFICQKYFLISHGNKLDLRRAYMMLFKLFKDSTITKVSYDREEFEE, from the coding sequence ATGAAAAAAAATATCAAGAAAATTAATTGATTTGCTCAGCATATGCATCGTGCGATGCATGAGATTAAAGTGAAATTAAAATATTGTGATTTGGTTGTAAATGTTCTTGATGCACGGTGTATTCGTGCCACTATGAACACCGAATTACTTAAACTTACAAAAAACACACCTTTAGTTCATATTGCTCTTAAATCATCGTTAGCTGATGCAGATTTTAAAGCAGTTCCTTCAATTAGTTATCTTGATATTGCTCAATGTGACTTCTGTGCGAGGTTTAAATCCATAATAATGGAAAAACTCCACGACAAAATTGCCAAATTAAAAACTAAAGGGTTAAAAAAGCCGCAATTAACTATTTTTGTTGTCGGTTTACCAAACGTTGGAAAAAGCTCACTAATTAATCGTTTAAGTCGTAGTCATAAGGCAATTGTTCAAAATACACCAGGAGTTACCCGTAATTTACAGCTAATTAAAATTAGTGATTGTGTTGCAATTTATGATACACCAGGAATTTTATATAATACACTAGATCATATTAAAGTGAGTTATATTTTAGCTACAGTTGGGTGCATAAACCCAGCAATTCTACCAATTGATAAAATTGTTGAATATAACTGCAACTTTTATTTTAAATTTTATGAAAAAGAAATTCGTGAATATTTTAATTTCAAATTAAAATACGAATTTGAGAAATTTATTGATTTTATTTGTCAAAAATATTTTTTGATCTCACATGGCAACAAGCTTGATTTAAGAAGAGCATACATGATGTTATTTAAATTATTTAAAGACTCAACTATTACTAAGGTTTCGTACGATCGTGAAGAATTTGAAGAATAA
- the pfs gene encoding 5'-methylthioadenosine/S-adenosylhomocysteine, which translates to MLNFKYKKIAFLVAFNDEVDLSLVKKWSKKNVSSMTLYHNKTAKKEYFLIITGAGKTNAAIATTYLIHVAKVDAIINIGTAGKHTGNLYHNQIALISKSTYGDVDATEFGYKYGQLPQGLNYYSINNSFNDQIKLHLLTYFKNNLKINCTVATSDSFINQKNQIHYHLTKSIHLVDMEANSINQVCYLSKFKNIAIIKVVSDIVNETKNQWQETIDITKKTITDVIKSLII; encoded by the coding sequence ATGCTAAACTTTAAATATAAAAAAATTGCTTTTTTAGTAGCTTTTAATGATGAGGTTGATTTATCTCTAGTTAAAAAATGAAGCAAAAAAAATGTTTCATCAATGACTCTTTACCATAACAAAACTGCTAAAAAAGAATATTTCTTAATCATTACTGGTGCAGGTAAAACAAATGCAGCAATTGCAACAACTTACTTAATACATGTTGCTAAAGTTGATGCAATTATTAATATTGGAACTGCTGGAAAACATACTGGTAATCTTTATCACAATCAAATTGCTCTAATTAGTAAATCAACATATGGTGATGTTGATGCAACTGAATTTGGTTATAAATATGGTCAATTACCACAAGGTTTAAATTACTATTCAATTAATAATTCTTTTAATGATCAAATTAAACTACACTTATTAACATACTTTAAAAATAATTTAAAAATTAATTGTACTGTAGCAACAAGTGATAGTTTCATTAATCAAAAAAATCAAATTCATTATCATTTAACTAAAAGCATTCATTTAGTTGATATGGAAGCAAATAGTATTAATCAAGTTTGTTATTTATCTAAATTTAAGAATATTGCAATTATTAAAGTTGTTAGTGATATTGTTAATGAAACTAAAAATCAATGACAAGAAACCATTGATATTACTAAGAAAACAATCACCGATGTGATCAAAAGCTTAATTATTTAA
- the rnhB gene encoding ribonuclease HII, giving the protein MKNLKNNYYQYEKIYWNNNQLVLGLDEAGRGCWAGPLVVAGVILPINYRNDDIKDSKILTAKKRESLFHEIKGNALKIETIIFSPGSVDKLNPKTASINGMKEIINHLKDQCTVALIDAESVKVNHFNTQAIIHGDQLSISIAAASIIAKVTRDHLLDELDHQYPLYGFSKHKGYGTAFHHEQLKKYGPIRNVHRYSYKPIKKLLEDR; this is encoded by the coding sequence GTGAAGAATTTGAAGAATAATTATTATCAATACGAAAAAATATACTGAAATAATAATCAATTAGTTTTAGGATTAGATGAAGCAGGTCGTGGTTGTTGGGCTGGTCCTTTGGTTGTTGCTGGAGTAATTCTACCAATCAACTACAGAAACGATGATATTAAAGATTCAAAAATTCTCACAGCTAAAAAACGTGAAAGTTTATTTCATGAAATTAAAGGAAATGCTCTTAAAATAGAAACTATCATTTTTAGTCCAGGTAGTGTTGATAAATTAAATCCAAAAACTGCTTCAATTAATGGAATGAAGGAAATTATTAATCATTTAAAAGATCAGTGCACTGTTGCGCTAATAGATGCTGAATCAGTTAAAGTTAATCATTTTAATACACAAGCAATTATCCACGGTGATCAACTCTCAATATCAATTGCAGCTGCAAGTATTATTGCTAAAGTAACACGTGATCACTTATTAGATGAATTAGACCATCAGTATCCTTTATATGGTTTCAGTAAACACAAAGGTTACGGAACGGCTTTTCATCATGAACAATTAAAAAAATATGGGCCTATAAGAAATGTTCATCGTTATTCTTATAAGCCTATTAAAAAGTTATTAGAAGATAGATAA
- a CDS encoding ABC transporter ATP-binding protein: protein MLKLFRFLKGKALWSLVIALILMILSSVFNLFQPLFLMDEISVVSVLTDTTHSVTISIMWFVISYDNAWIFFWTLCILMFVFAVLGFACGLFSYWHSAKVSLLVAQNIRNSMYARMLSYSFSQLDLISPASAIVRLTNDVQKVQWYLWMFIGVMLQSLILMVGGGIVAFSLRWELGTVVLVMIGIIVILIAAMGRKSMPSFHYSQISLDDVSVLMRENVLGAKVVKSFGLQQDQVDKFNFVNKRAQRFTFRAYSWIMPIMQMINFGLNFGINLLMLIAGVIIKNGDQKPGFTSEIYGIVQIMVMVLSSSVMVIMVVSIYFRISPSIKRVNEIFAINPEIRNVKKPLKFPKNYEIKFENVSLSYHSVSEKEVLSNLNFTIKQGTSLGIIGATGSGKTSLVSLITRLYDATKGKITIGKVNVKNINLNDLKDNIRVALQEQILFAGNIEYNLRYAMADASRDVMRKAAEMSCAWEFISKLPKTFQSAVEQRGGNFSGGQKQRLCLARSLIGNPKILILDDTTSALDLITEKKVLNNIMTSLPNATKIIVSQRIASIKECDQIIVLDYGKISGIGTHEELLKSNDLYRSISESQLKVVDYE from the coding sequence ATGTTGAAACTATTTAGATTTTTAAAAGGTAAAGCATTATGATCACTAGTTATTGCATTGATCTTGATGATTTTATCGTCAGTATTCAATTTATTTCAGCCATTATTTTTAATGGATGAAATTAGTGTTGTTAGTGTTTTAACTGATACAACTCATAGTGTAACAATTAGTATCATGTGATTTGTAATATCTTATGATAATGCTTGAATATTCTTTTGAACTCTTTGCATCTTAATGTTTGTTTTTGCTGTCCTTGGCTTTGCTTGCGGATTATTTAGTTATTGACATTCAGCTAAAGTTTCTTTATTGGTTGCTCAAAACATTCGAAATAGTATGTATGCACGAATGTTGAGCTATTCATTCAGCCAATTAGATTTAATTTCTCCAGCAAGTGCAATTGTCCGATTAACTAATGACGTACAAAAAGTGCAATGATATCTATGAATGTTTATTGGTGTAATGTTGCAATCATTAATTTTAATGGTTGGTGGTGGCATTGTTGCTTTTAGTTTACGATGAGAATTAGGAACTGTTGTGCTTGTTATGATTGGAATTATTGTTATTTTAATCGCAGCAATGGGACGAAAAAGTATGCCTTCATTTCATTATTCACAAATCAGTCTTGATGATGTATCAGTTTTAATGCGCGAAAATGTTCTTGGAGCAAAAGTTGTCAAATCGTTTGGGTTACAACAAGATCAAGTTGATAAGTTTAATTTTGTAAATAAACGAGCTCAACGTTTTACTTTCCGTGCTTACTCATGGATTATGCCAATTATGCAAATGATTAATTTTGGTTTAAATTTTGGAATTAACTTATTAATGTTAATTGCTGGAGTAATCATTAAAAATGGTGATCAAAAACCAGGATTTACTAGTGAAATTTATGGAATTGTTCAAATTATGGTCATGGTTTTATCAAGTTCTGTGATGGTTATTATGGTAGTTTCTATTTATTTCCGAATTTCTCCAAGCATTAAACGAGTTAATGAAATATTTGCCATTAATCCTGAAATTCGTAATGTAAAAAAACCATTAAAGTTTCCGAAAAATTATGAAATTAAATTTGAAAATGTTTCACTTAGCTATCACTCAGTTAGTGAAAAAGAAGTTTTAAGCAATTTAAACTTTACTATTAAGCAAGGGACGTCATTAGGAATTATTGGAGCAACAGGAAGCGGAAAAACTTCATTAGTTTCGTTAATAACTAGATTGTATGATGCAACTAAAGGGAAGATTACTATTGGTAAAGTTAACGTCAAAAATATTAATTTAAATGATTTAAAAGACAATATACGTGTTGCTCTACAAGAACAAATTCTTTTTGCTGGTAATATTGAATATAACTTGCGTTATGCTATGGCTGATGCATCGAGAGATGTAATGCGAAAGGCGGCCGAAATGTCTTGCGCGTGAGAATTTATTAGTAAATTACCAAAAACATTTCAATCAGCTGTTGAACAACGTGGCGGAAATTTTTCTGGTGGACAAAAACAACGTTTATGTTTAGCGCGTTCATTGATTGGCAACCCAAAAATTTTAATTCTTGATGATACTACTAGCGCACTTGATTTAATTACTGAAAAAAAAGTTCTTAACAACATTATGACATCTTTACCAAATGCAACAAAAATTATTGTTTCACAACGAATTGCTTCAATTAAAGAATGTGATCAAATTATTGTACTTGATTACGGTAAGATTAGTGGTATTGGAACCCATGAAGAATTATTAAAATCAAATGATTTATACCGAAGTATTAGTGAATCACAATTAAAGGTGGTAGATTATGAATAA
- a CDS encoding ABC transporter ATP-binding protein: MNKKSFTGKNLEPSKISLIQSKANLTIKNNFNPSLTFRRIWTDYLSYGKKWAWMSLFFSLFGACLQATALYYIGIIYDQFFMSNDQAIVNCFGTFILLLVTSVAIFGLNNLFVYLNSIMMIKLSEQYLCYKLRGDLFSKIQKLPVKYFDLNASGEIMTRASMDVDNISSAVAFGFVQMMYYFFTFIAVTIIMIMINFALGLITIAIYPIFTYCSFKFMMMVAPYFEKQQKEVGKLNAFVEERISGIKIISLFRKEKLNQEEFAVINEHLTKNSITANAFSNILTPFNVFFNNLSFIILTAVGIYLVIIGAIKTDWGIKAYQSKSALLIVFTIFSRNLTNPLNQMISGIPQLMLATASAQRIFNVLDAPEEKDEPNAVNIKNVKGVVEAKHLYFGYDTNKMILKDINFIAKPNEIIALVGPTGAGKTTIASLITKFYNITRGDLLIDGKSIRKITSSSLRKNITIVLQDTFLFNRSIRDNIRFGRLDATDEEVENAAKLAEADKFIKYMPNGYETIIGANGVNLSQGQRQLLAIARAFLADSKIIILDEASSSIDTKTELDVQKSLKTLMKNRTTFMIAHRLSTIRDANNILVINDGMIIEQGTHEELIQKNGFYANLYNSQFKKGVQI, from the coding sequence ATGAATAAAAAATCATTTACTGGAAAAAATCTTGAACCAAGTAAAATTAGTTTAATTCAATCTAAAGCTAATTTAACGATTAAAAATAACTTTAATCCTAGTTTGACTTTTAGAAGAATTTGAACAGATTATTTATCTTATGGTAAAAAATGAGCTTGAATGTCTTTATTTTTCTCATTATTTGGAGCATGTTTGCAAGCAACAGCACTTTATTATATTGGAATAATTTATGATCAATTCTTCATGTCTAATGATCAGGCGATCGTAAATTGCTTTGGTACATTTATTCTTTTATTAGTAACTTCTGTTGCTATTTTTGGTTTAAATAACTTGTTTGTTTATTTAAATTCAATCATGATGATTAAACTGAGTGAACAATATTTATGTTACAAATTACGTGGTGATTTATTTAGTAAAATTCAAAAACTTCCAGTTAAATATTTTGATTTAAATGCATCAGGTGAAATTATGACAAGAGCATCAATGGATGTTGATAATATTTCTTCTGCAGTAGCATTTGGATTTGTTCAAATGATGTACTACTTTTTCACATTCATTGCTGTTACAATCATCATGATTATGATTAATTTTGCACTAGGATTAATCACAATTGCTATCTATCCTATTTTTACTTATTGCTCTTTTAAATTTATGATGATGGTAGCACCATACTTTGAAAAACAACAAAAAGAAGTGGGCAAATTAAATGCCTTTGTTGAAGAACGAATTAGTGGTATTAAAATTATTTCATTATTTAGAAAAGAAAAACTAAATCAAGAAGAATTTGCTGTTATTAATGAACATTTAACTAAAAACTCTATTACTGCTAATGCTTTTAGTAACATTTTAACGCCATTTAATGTATTTTTTAATAACTTATCGTTTATTATTCTTACAGCAGTTGGAATTTATTTAGTAATTATTGGCGCAATTAAAACTGATTGAGGAATTAAAGCATACCAAAGTAAATCAGCGTTATTAATTGTTTTTACCATCTTCTCACGAAACTTAACTAACCCACTAAATCAAATGATTAGTGGTATTCCGCAATTAATGTTAGCAACTGCAAGCGCCCAAAGAATTTTTAATGTATTGGATGCTCCAGAAGAAAAAGATGAACCAAATGCAGTTAATATTAAAAACGTTAAAGGAGTTGTTGAAGCTAAGCATTTATATTTTGGCTATGACACTAATAAAATGATTTTAAAAGATATTAATTTCATTGCCAAACCAAACGAAATTATTGCTCTAGTTGGTCCAACCGGTGCAGGAAAAACAACTATTGCTAGCTTAATTACAAAATTCTACAACATAACGCGTGGTGACTTATTAATTGATGGAAAATCAATTCGTAAAATTACATCATCTTCATTAAGAAAAAACATTACAATCGTTTTGCAAGATACATTCTTATTTAATCGTTCAATTCGTGATAATATTCGTTTTGGTCGACTTGATGCTACAGACGAAGAAGTTGAAAATGCTGCTAAACTTGCTGAAGCTGATAAATTCATAAAGTACATGCCAAATGGTTATGAAACAATAATTGGTGCAAACGGAGTTAATTTATCACAAGGACAAAGACAATTATTAGCAATTGCTCGGGCATTTTTGGCTGATAGTAAAATTATTATTTTAGACGAAGCTAGTAGTTCAATTGACACTAAAACTGAATTAGATGTTCAAAAATCATTAAAAACATTAATGAAAAATCGAACAACATTTATGATTGCTCATCGATTATCAACAATTCGTGATGCTAATAATATTCTTGTTATTAATGACGGAATGATTATTGAACAAGGAACGCACGAAGAATTAATTCAAAAAAACGGTTTTTATGCTAATTTGTATAACTCGCAGTTTAAAAAAGGTGTGCAAATTTAA
- the dnaX gene encoding DNA polymerase III subunits gamma and tau — MSLYQKYRPKKFKDVLSQEVVLKTLTNAINQKQINHAYVFAGPKGVGKTTIAKIFAKAVNCNNFDNDVCNQCEACKIIDNHTSVDVVELDAASNNGVDDIRNILDSTKFLPNALKYKVYIIDEAHMLTNGAWNALLKTLEEPPMYVIFVFATTEMHKLPATIISRCQCFEFHRLSDQEISSLIMKVCNEQSIKITEQATKLIVSLAKGSARDALSILDQVSLFSNNNINETVINKVFGLIINDKKINLINNLINNNVHDIIKFLDEIELNGVNFSQLTFELANVFLDKLIYNQTNDASLLKTMSIDELNQFNLSNEQLINVINECQKAYNKIKLSEDPRFDFNVLIFSMINLINSLSKKTNSNFDKNKKNETKVNVTNINSEKKLNEIKIEPISSQSLLKDEELTPPQFDVNSFTSISKVYFKEVNFDKKHNDNQKKETKQVETADKSSKSTIAWTNEVDKLIIQTIKNTSIEKIKEAKKFYKQIVERFSNEKNFSIFKLAKQIALASNNAMILVYEDANDALIMNKRYLDGDIQKFIVKVTQKLYYVLCATPEQLSDYIKRSKETTDPIYKSEPDTEALQISLDKADRLAQIAYRLLKDNKS, encoded by the coding sequence ATGTCGCTTTACCAAAAATACCGTCCAAAAAAATTTAAGGATGTTTTATCACAAGAAGTTGTTTTAAAAACTTTAACTAATGCTATTAACCAAAAACAAATTAATCATGCTTATGTTTTTGCTGGACCTAAAGGCGTTGGTAAAACCACAATTGCGAAGATTTTTGCCAAAGCTGTCAACTGCAATAATTTCGACAATGATGTATGTAATCAATGTGAAGCGTGTAAAATCATTGATAATCATACTAGCGTTGATGTTGTTGAATTAGATGCAGCAAGTAATAATGGGGTTGATGACATCCGCAACATTTTAGATTCAACTAAATTTTTACCAAATGCACTGAAGTACAAAGTTTATATTATTGATGAAGCACATATGTTAACTAATGGAGCATGAAATGCTCTATTGAAAACATTGGAAGAACCGCCAATGTATGTTATTTTTGTGTTTGCAACAACAGAAATGCACAAATTACCAGCAACAATCATTAGTCGCTGCCAATGCTTTGAATTTCATCGTTTAAGTGATCAAGAAATTAGTTCATTAATCATGAAAGTATGCAATGAACAAAGTATTAAAATTACTGAGCAAGCAACTAAACTAATTGTCAGTTTAGCTAAAGGAAGTGCACGAGACGCTTTATCTATCCTTGATCAAGTTTCACTTTTTAGTAATAACAATATCAATGAGACAGTAATTAATAAGGTCTTTGGTTTAATTATTAATGATAAAAAAATTAATTTAATTAACAATTTAATCAACAACAATGTTCATGATATTATTAAATTTTTAGATGAAATTGAATTGAATGGAGTCAATTTTAGCCAATTAACATTTGAGTTAGCTAATGTCTTTTTAGACAAATTAATTTATAACCAAACAAATGATGCAAGTCTATTAAAAACAATGTCGATAGATGAATTAAATCAATTTAATTTATCAAATGAACAGTTAATAAATGTAATTAACGAATGCCAAAAGGCTTATAACAAAATAAAACTTTCTGAAGATCCGCGTTTTGATTTTAATGTTTTAATTTTTAGCATGATTAACTTAATTAATTCGCTATCTAAAAAAACAAACTCAAATTTTGATAAAAATAAAAAAAATGAAACTAAAGTTAATGTAACAAATATTAATTCTGAAAAAAAACTCAATGAAATTAAAATTGAACCTATTAGTTCGCAATCTTTGCTTAAAGATGAAGAGCTAACTCCGCCACAATTTGATGTAAATTCCTTCACGTCAATTTCAAAAGTTTATTTTAAAGAAGTTAATTTTGATAAGAAACACAATGATAATCAAAAAAAGGAAACTAAACAAGTTGAAACTGCTGACAAAAGTTCTAAATCTACAATAGCCTGAACAAATGAAGTAGATAAATTGATTATCCAAACTATTAAAAATACATCAATTGAAAAAATTAAAGAAGCAAAGAAATTCTATAAGCAAATCGTTGAACGTTTTAGTAATGAAAAAAATTTTTCAATATTTAAATTAGCCAAACAAATAGCATTAGCAAGTAATAATGCAATGATCTTGGTTTATGAAGATGCAAATGATGCTCTCATCATGAATAAACGTTATTTAGATGGAGATATTCAGAAATTTATCGTTAAAGTTACGCAAAAACTATATTATGTTTTGTGTGCAACCCCTGAACAGTTAAGTGACTATATTAAAAGATCAAAAGAAACGACCGATCCAATTTATAAATCTGAACCCGATACAGAAGCACTTCAAATTAGTCTTGATAAAGCCGATCGTTTAGCTCAAATTGCCTATCGTTTATTGAAAGACAACAAAAGTTAG
- a CDS encoding putative GTPase, translating to MNNKRCLGCGLILSTDKNNICYTPDFTKDYCVRCWNLKHYQTNNNALSATKIANESVNELKIDPNKSVIFLVNDLLNINFNLIEQYKNYPYVVYVFNKIDLVLNDKNKEIIYNNLINLLASLKISDPKIILASVKNHHGIKLINDFIADNERSYKYFFIGDTNAGKTSIIQQLLMINKKKNATNLIISPFLNTSLIYKKYKINQHDIIDAPGFNDASNLLNYLDQDQKLNNLFKLKKANQVHYLIKKEQSFIFDKFGYITIIPKDNCYASFNLSLNVEIKRSKPDKIIENFNQINSQFKFATDEFTNSEFNVNSDKVTLQICGLGQIRIKGASKILVNTYKNIKIDVIDQFIC from the coding sequence ATGAATAATAAACGTTGTCTAGGCTGCGGCTTAATTTTATCAACAGACAAAAACAATATTTGCTATACACCAGATTTTACTAAAGATTATTGCGTTCGTTGTTGAAACTTAAAACATTATCAAACTAATAATAATGCTCTTTCAGCAACAAAAATTGCTAATGAAAGCGTCAATGAACTAAAAATTGATCCAAATAAATCTGTTATATTTTTAGTTAATGATTTACTTAATATTAACTTTAATCTTATTGAACAATATAAAAATTATCCATATGTTGTTTATGTTTTTAATAAGATTGATTTGGTTTTAAACGACAAAAATAAAGAAATCATTTATAACAATTTGATTAATTTGCTAGCTTCACTAAAAATATCGGATCCAAAAATTATTTTAGCAAGTGTTAAAAATCATCATGGAATTAAGCTAATTAATGATTTTATCGCTGATAACGAACGAAGTTATAAATATTTCTTTATCGGTGATACAAATGCAGGAAAAACGTCAATTATCCAACAGTTGTTAATGATTAATAAGAAAAAAAATGCCACTAATTTAATTATTAGTCCATTCCTCAATACATCACTAATTTATAAAAAATATAAAATCAACCAACACGACATTATTGATGCACCTGGTTTTAATGATGCAAGCAATTTACTGAATTATTTAGATCAAGATCAAAAATTAAATAATTTATTTAAATTAAAAAAAGCAAACCAAGTTCATTATTTGATTAAAAAGGAACAATCATTTATCTTTGATAAATTTGGCTATATTACGATCATTCCTAAAGACAATTGCTATGCATCATTTAATTTATCATTAAATGTTGAAATCAAACGTTCAAAACCAGATAAAATAATTGAAAATTTTAATCAAATAAATTCACAATTCAAATTTGCAACAGATGAGTTTACTAATAGTGAATTTAATGTTAATAGTGATAAAGTTACTTTGCAAATTTGTGGTTTAGGTCAAATTCGTATTAAGGGAGCATCTAAAATATTGGTAAATACATATAAAAACATTAAAATAGATGTAATCGATCAATTTATATGTTAA